One genomic segment of Helianthus annuus cultivar XRQ/B chromosome 14, HanXRQr2.0-SUNRISE, whole genome shotgun sequence includes these proteins:
- the LOC110907765 gene encoding uncharacterized protein LOC110907765 codes for MSSKERRQSSIPDSVENAVWLNPDDQSVYWSQNVLDFYYGGDSQFCYSTYMGQTPLDREWWGGVLGYCGDGYMQETHVRAWCNKLIQDRETKYRRGTSSSNTFRWTILPPNFIDLLAEQDNDAYGYATGSVELYPPFWDVDTVYIPVSKEKEGWVILKIDMHSLKITVYFTNKCDALNCGERFCIHRRIHQILVEFESLFLWFLGRIQYWENAGLSEADALDYTGDVVWPTSEHRVGRNSGVILCMLLQNLVQNSVLPNWQERNMQDACMRYRRFMADQLYSARFIPH; via the exons ATGTCGTCAAAAGAAAGGCGTCAATCAAGCATTCCAGATTCTGTAGAGAACGCTGTTTGGCTTAATCCGGATGACCAATCTGTTTATTGGTCACAAAATGTTCTTGACTTCTACTACGGCGGTGATAGCCAATTTTGCTATTCAACTTATATGGGGCAGACGCCATTAGACAGAGAGTGGTGGGGTGGAGTGCTAGGGTATTGTGGAGATGGATATATGCAAGAAACG CATGTTCGTGCATGGTGTAACAAGCTAATACAGGATAGAGAAACAAAATATCGTCGGGGGACATCTTCATCAAATACTTTTCGTTGGACCATTCTACCCCCAAATTTCATAGACCTTCTGGCAGAACAGGATAACGATGCTTACGGATACGCTACTGGCAGTGTAGAACTTTACCCTCCCTTTTGGGACGTGGATACG GTTTACATACCAGTATCCAAAGAGAAAGAAGGCTGGGTAATCTTGAAGATAGATATGCACTCACTAAAAATTACCGTTTATTTTACCAATAAATGTGATGCACTTAATTGCGGGGAAAGATTCTGCATTCACAGAAGGATACACCAAATTCTAGTAGAATTTGAGAGTCTCTTCTTATGGTTCCTCGGTCGTATACAGTATTGGGAAAATGCAGGACTAAGTGAGGCTGATGCGTTGGATTACACCGGGGATGTTGTCTGGCCTACATCGGAACATCGGGTTGGTCGGAATTCGGGTGTGATATTGTGTATGTTGCTGCAAAATCTTGTGCAAAACAGTGTACTTCCAAATTGGCAGGAACGAAACATGCAAGATGCATGTATGAGATATAGAAGATTTATGGCGGATCAACTCTATTCTGCACGTTTCATACCCCATTAA
- the LOC110907764 gene encoding uncharacterized protein LOC110907764 → MSDFQESFDALCAAVPRLRDILIEIGFEKWSRAHCPARRYHYMTSNSAESMNALSNHARKIPITQLIEFFVQSVQKWFYDRRKEGIQGEHFLTPWAQKKIRGKVEGSRSWVVAGISQDSFDVDDGGKRGLVDFSNGTCTCRVWQVSGLPCGHVIAVSRFLGEPDCAHYAMPFYSNEVYKSTYVEHINPVPDKSEWEVPDGLVNLQPPLITKRQAGRPKENKRILSQGEDPTPVYCGRCKTYGHSRASCLAPSKTKTSSRTVPRPEPSTAQVEAGEFQDYVLQHTWPSYNLGDD, encoded by the coding sequence ATGTCCGATTTTCAAGAATCGTTTGACGCGCTATGTGCTGCTGTTCCAAGATTACGAGACATTCTTATAGAAATTGGGTTTGAGAAATGGTCAAGAGCACATTGTCCAGCGAGAAGATATCATTACATGACATCTAATAGCGCTGAATCTATGAATGCTTTATCAAACCATGCTCGAAAAATTCCAATAACCCAATTGATAGAATTTTTCGTACAGTCTGTCCAAAAATGGTTCTATGATCGCCGGAAAGAGGGAATTCAAGGGGAACACTTTCTTACACCGTGGGCTCAAAAAAAAATTCGAGGCAAAGTGGAAGGTTCTCGTTCGTGGGTGGTTGCTGGAATTTCCCAGGACAGTTTTGATGTTGATGACGGTGGAAAGAGAGGTTTAGTTGACTTCTCAAATGGAACATGCACTTGTCGGGTTTGGCAAGTATCTGGGTTACCTTGCGGGCATGTTATTGCGGTATCTAGATTTTTAGGTGAACCAGATTGTGCTCATTATGCGATGCCATTTTACAGTAATGAAGTTTATAAATCGACGTATGTGGAGCATATAAATCCAGTGCCTGATAAATCAGAGTGGGAAGTACCCGATGGACTGGTGAATCTACAACCACCGCTTATTACAAAACGACAAGCCGGACGTCCGAAAGAAAACAAACGAATCTTATCGCAAGGAGAGGACCCCACTCCCGTATATTGCGGTAGGTGCAAAACGTATGGGCATTCACGGGCGAGCTGTTTAGCACCGTCCAAAACAAAGACTTCTTCTCGCACCGTCCCTAGGCCGGAACCCAGTACCGCCCAAGTTGAAGCCGGAGAATTTCAGGATTATGTACTTCAACATACATGGCCCTCGTACAACTTGGGTGATGATTAA
- the LOC110907763 gene encoding uncharacterized protein LOC110907763, giving the protein MAMKFVVYCGGKWEVVDGRLEYVVQADSVRRGFETSTTVSYSTFLKNLSESTGLQNITRVSYKISNFNDPIDIVDDSDLTFLSKIGETNPLELFKLYVVEDQVGSSAGSSNFFKCPDLNANVFPEDECNVYNKSGVTDNVNCPVGNKSQFYIGYIFRNKQEMKIELGKMCLSESFSYKVDRSSKTRYEVSCIEENCEWNFKAASRESCDVFYVKHFNNNHTCSKTQTYPHMRQANPMVVGSLLVEQFKDSGRIYRSTEIVKDFRIKEKVNLTYMQAWRGKCNALELLQGSSSSSFAELPVYCYNLEKVNPGTVTQIRTDSESRFEMLFVAIGAVIRSFVRNLRPLIIIDAAHLKGEFKGTMFLAVGMDGNNQILPIGYGIGKSEDGESWTWFLSKLKECIGEHPELAIISDRAASIQLAVRLVFPRSFHGLCCRHLMVNL; this is encoded by the exons ATGGCAATGAAATTTGTTGTTTACTGTGGTGGCAAGTGGGAAGTCGTTGATGGGAGGCTAGAGTACGTGGTCCAAGCAGATTCTGTTAGACGTGGTTTTGAGACTTCTACTACAGTTTCTTATAGTACATTTTTAAAAAATCTTAGTGAGTCAACCGGTCTTCAAAACATCACACGTGTATCttacaaaatttcaaattttaacGATCCCATTGATATAGTTGATGATTCTGATCTAACTTTTTTATCCAAAATTGGGGAAACAAACCCTCTTGAGTTATTTAAATTATATGTGGTTGAAGATCAAGTTGGTTCATCGGCCGGTTCTTCGAATTTTTTTAAGTGTCCTGATCTTAATGCAAATGTTTTTCCTGAAGATGAATGTAACGTATATAATAAATCTGGAGTAACTGATAATGTTAATTGTCCCGTTGGAAATAAAAGCCAGTTTTACATAGGTTATATTTTCCGTAACAAACAGGAAATGAAAATAGAATTAGGAAAAATGTGTCTTTCCGAAAGTTTTTCGTATAAAGTAGACAGATCATCCAAAACTCGTTACGAAGTATCTTGTATTGAAGAGAATTGCGAGTGGAATTTCAAGGCAGCGAGTCGGGAATCTTGTGATGTTTTTTACGTAAAACATTTTAACAACAATCATACATGTTCTAAGACGCAAACATATCCACATATGCGACAAGCAAACCCAATGGTGGTGGGTAGCTTATTAGTAGAACAATTTAAAGATTCTGGACGGATATACCGTTCGACCGAAATTGTAAAAGATTTTAGGATTAAAGAAAAAGTCAATTTAACGTATATGCAAGCATGGCGTGGTAAATGTAACGCATTAGAACTTTTGCAAGGTAGTTCGTCAAGTTCTTTTGCGGAACTTCCCGTCTATTGTTATAACTTGGAGAAGGTTAATCCAGGAACAGTGACACAGATACGCACTGATTCTGAAAGTCGTTTTGAAATGTTATTTGTGGCCATAGGTGCGGTG ATTCGGAGCTTTGTCCGTAACTTAAGACCGCTTATCATCATAGATGCTGCCCACTTGAAAGGTGAATTTAAGGGAACAATGTTTTTGGCTGTGGGCATGGACGGAAACAATCAGATTTTGCCTATTGGTTATGGCATTGGTAAATCTGAGGACGGTGAGTCGTGGACGTGGTTCCTTTCAAAACTGAAAGAATGCATCGGCGAACATCCAGAATTGGCAATCATTTCTGACCGGGCAGCTTCTATACAATTAGCCGTACGGTTGGTGTTTCCAAGAAGCTTTCACGGGTTATGTTGTCGTCATTTGATGGTCAACCTTTGA